A region from the Muribaculum gordoncarteri genome encodes:
- a CDS encoding SIS domain-containing protein, whose protein sequence is MRKILESESRAIANIPVSDAYDRAVELIVEHVYRRGGKLVTSGMGKAGQIAMNIATTFSSTGIPAVNLHPSEAQHGDLGVLQPNDVMLLISNSGKTCEIIDLVHLTHNLYPQVPLIVITGNPDSELSAMADVTLATGASPEVCPLGLTPTTSTTMMTVIGDVLVVNVMRITGFTREDYALRHHGGYLGRKSRGSEN, encoded by the coding sequence ATGCGCAAAATCCTCGAAAGTGAGAGTCGCGCCATCGCCAATATTCCGGTCAGCGATGCCTATGACCGTGCGGTTGAACTTATCGTTGAACACGTTTACCGTCGCGGAGGCAAGCTCGTTACTTCGGGCATGGGTAAGGCCGGGCAGATAGCCATGAATATAGCCACGACCTTCTCGTCAACCGGTATTCCGGCCGTGAATCTGCATCCTTCCGAGGCCCAGCACGGCGACTTGGGCGTGCTTCAGCCCAATGATGTGATGTTGCTGATATCCAATTCGGGCAAGACCTGTGAAATCATAGACCTTGTGCATCTTACACATAACCTTTATCCGCAGGTGCCGTTGATTGTCATTACCGGTAATCCCGACAGCGAATTGTCGGCGATGGCCGATGTCACACTGGCCACCGGAGCCTCGCCCGAGGTGTGTCCGCTTGGCCTTACGCCTACTACTTCCACTACCATGATGACTGTGATAGGCGATGTGCTCGTGGTGAATGTAATGCGTATAACCGGGTTTACGCGTGAGGACTATGCCTTGCGCCATCATGGAGGTTATCTTGGACGCAAATCCAGAGGTTCGGAAAATTAA
- a CDS encoding DUF6452 family protein has translation MGKILNVTASLLAALSITLSSCNTSGCTDNQSSIPLAGFYSYNTLREISVDSISVGGVGAINDSLLINSASASKVYLPFRANQDSTSYFIRYEAKKLNFPELFDTITFKYKRIPYFASEECGAMYRYSIDKLNYTTHLIDSVGLVDSLITNADIETIRIYFRTEEKPNE, from the coding sequence ATGGGGAAAATACTAAACGTAACAGCATCATTGCTCGCAGCGCTGAGCATAACGCTGTCAAGCTGCAATACATCAGGATGTACCGACAACCAAAGCTCGATACCTCTTGCCGGGTTCTACTCCTACAACACCCTGCGTGAAATATCGGTCGATTCCATATCGGTAGGCGGCGTAGGTGCAATCAACGACTCGCTGCTGATAAACTCGGCATCGGCGTCGAAGGTGTACCTGCCATTCCGAGCCAATCAGGACTCGACATCATATTTCATACGTTATGAGGCCAAGAAGCTGAACTTTCCCGAACTATTCGACACAATAACGTTCAAATACAAGCGTATACCCTATTTCGCTTCGGAGGAGTGCGGAGCCATGTACCGCTACTCAATCGACAAGCTCAACTACACCACCCACCTCATCGACTCGGTGGGACTCGTTGACTCGCTGATAACGAATGCCGACATAGAAACCATACGCATATACTTCAGAACCGAAGAAAAACCTAACGAATAA
- a CDS encoding L-ribulose-5-phosphate 4-epimerase has translation MLEDLKQKVFQANLDLVKHGLVIFTWGNVSGIDRESGLVVIKPSGVDYDTMKVSDMVVVDLDGNVVEGDLRPSSDTPTHLALYKAFPEIGGVVHTHSTYATAWAQAGIDLPNIGTTHADYFHQAIPCTADMTEAEVKGEYELETGNVIIERFKGMNPVHTPGVLVKNHGPFAWGKDPHDAVHNAVVMEQVAKMASIAYSVNPNLTMNPLLIEKHFNRKHGPNAYYGQKKA, from the coding sequence ATGCTTGAAGATTTGAAACAAAAAGTGTTTCAGGCCAACCTCGACCTGGTGAAACACGGATTAGTAATATTCACCTGGGGCAATGTGTCGGGTATCGACCGTGAAAGCGGCCTCGTGGTGATTAAGCCCAGCGGTGTCGACTATGACACCATGAAAGTGTCGGATATGGTAGTCGTTGACCTCGACGGTAATGTTGTTGAAGGCGACCTTCGTCCTTCGTCCGATACTCCCACTCACCTTGCCTTGTACAAGGCGTTCCCTGAAATAGGCGGTGTGGTTCACACTCACTCAACCTATGCTACCGCATGGGCTCAGGCCGGCATCGACCTTCCGAACATCGGAACAACACATGCCGATTATTTCCATCAGGCAATTCCCTGCACTGCCGACATGACCGAGGCTGAGGTAAAGGGCGAATATGAACTTGAAACAGGCAACGTGATAATCGAGCGTTTCAAGGGCATGAATCCCGTCCACACTCCCGGTGTCCTGGTTAAGAACCACGGTCCCTTTGCCTGGGGCAAGGATCCTCACGACGCTGTGCATAACGCCGTTGTGATGGAGCAGGTGGCCAAGATGGCGAGCATAGCCTATTCGGTAAATCCTAACTTGACAATGAATCCTCTGCTGATCGAGAAGCATTTCAACCGCAAGCACGGTCCCAATGCCTACTACGGTCAGAAGAAGGCTTGA
- the trmD gene encoding tRNA (guanosine(37)-N1)-methyltransferase TrmD — translation MRIDILTVLPEMLESPLGCSILKRAQDKGLAQIVVHNLRDYTTNKHRKVDDYPFGGEAGMVMQIEPVDRAISHLKSERDYDEVIFTSPDGEQFSQPMANRMSMLENIIILCGHYKGVDYRIREHLVTREITVGDYVLTGGELPALVITDAIVRLIPGAIGDEQSALSDSFQDNLLAPPIYTRPAEYKGWKVPDILLSGHQARIDEWRHQQAVERTRRLRPGLLDE, via the coding sequence ATGCGTATCGACATTTTGACCGTACTTCCCGAGATGCTTGAGTCGCCGCTTGGCTGCTCTATATTGAAGCGTGCCCAGGACAAGGGGCTGGCTCAGATTGTGGTGCACAACCTGCGTGACTATACCACCAACAAGCACCGCAAGGTCGATGACTATCCTTTCGGCGGCGAGGCCGGAATGGTGATGCAGATTGAGCCTGTGGACCGTGCCATCTCGCATTTGAAGAGCGAGCGTGACTATGATGAGGTGATATTTACATCACCCGACGGTGAGCAGTTCAGTCAGCCTATGGCCAATCGCATGTCGATGCTTGAAAACATCATCATTCTTTGCGGACACTATAAGGGCGTGGACTACCGCATACGCGAGCATCTCGTTACGCGCGAAATAACTGTGGGCGACTATGTGCTTACAGGAGGAGAGTTGCCTGCATTGGTAATAACCGATGCAATTGTGAGGCTTATTCCCGGTGCGATAGGCGATGAGCAGAGTGCGCTTAGCGATTCATTTCAGGATAATCTGCTTGCGCCGCCCATCTATACGCGTCCGGCTGAATATAAGGGGTGGAAAGTGCCCGATATATTGCTGTCGGGGCATCAGGCGCGCATCGACGAATGGCGCCATCAGCAAGCCGTGGAGCGCACGCGTCGTCTGCGTCCCGGACTTCTTGACGAGTAG
- a CDS encoding NUDIX hydrolase: MTDFYKSNPQFFVGVDCVIFGLNKGELSILLAKRNFEPEKGKWSLMGGFVQEGESVDDAAKRVLLELTGLNDVYMEQVGAFGAVDRDPGERVISVAYYALINFDEYDRIRVMEHNAQWISIHEMPQLGFDHPSMIEKARELIRRKLTHEPIGFNLLPKLFTLTQLQSLYETILGENIDKRNFRKRIAENCCIEKTDQIDKTSSRRGATLYKFNDRAYRRDPKFKI, from the coding sequence ATGACTGATTTCTATAAAAGCAATCCGCAATTCTTTGTAGGTGTCGACTGTGTAATTTTCGGGCTCAACAAGGGCGAGTTGAGCATTCTGCTCGCCAAGCGTAACTTTGAGCCTGAAAAGGGTAAGTGGTCGCTTATGGGTGGCTTCGTGCAGGAAGGCGAGAGCGTCGATGACGCCGCCAAGCGCGTGCTCCTTGAGCTGACCGGACTCAACGATGTCTACATGGAACAGGTGGGTGCCTTTGGCGCTGTCGACCGCGATCCGGGCGAGCGTGTAATATCGGTGGCATATTATGCATTGATAAATTTCGATGAATACGACCGTATACGCGTGATGGAACACAATGCCCAGTGGATCAGTATCCACGAAATGCCTCAACTGGGCTTTGACCATCCGAGCATGATTGAAAAAGCCCGTGAGCTCATACGCCGTAAACTGACGCATGAGCCCATCGGGTTCAATCTGCTGCCCAAGCTTTTTACGCTTACTCAGCTCCAGTCGCTTTACGAAACGATACTGGGCGAGAATATTGACAAACGTAACTTTCGCAAGCGCATAGCCGAAAATTGCTGCATAGAGAAGACCGACCAAATCGACAAGACAAGCTCGCGTCGTGGTGCGACGCTCTATAAGTTCAATGACAGGGCTTATCGCCGCGACCCTAAATTTAAAATCTAA
- a CDS encoding xylulokinase, with product MKAEAKATIEAGKAILGIEFGSTRIKAVLIDENNRPIAQGSHEWENQLVDGLWTYSIEAIWFGVQDCYRDLRENVKEQYDTEIKTLAAIGVSAMMHGYMAFDENQEILVPFRTWRNTNTAQAAAELSELFVYNIPLRWSISHLYQAILNGEEHVKDIKFLTTLAGYIHWQLTGEKVLGIGDASGMLPIDPETKNYSAAMVEKFDNLVAPKGYDWKLIDILPKVLLAGENAGTLTEEGAKRLDISGHLNAGVPVCPPEGDAGTGMVATNAVKQRTGNVSAGTSSFSMIVLEKDLSKPYEMIDMVTTPDGSLVAMVHCNNCTSDLNAWVGLFKEYTELMGVPVDMNEIYGRLYNNALKGDTDCGGLVSYNYFSGEPVTGLAEGRPLFVRSVNDKFNLANFMRAHLHGAVSVLKIGNDILFNEEKIKVDRITGHGGLFKTKGVGQRILAAALNSPISVMETAGEGGAWGMALLGSYLVNNTGSRNLADFLDHDVFAGDAGTSITPTKEEVEGFNAYLENYKQCLGIEIAAVEYKK from the coding sequence ATGAAAGCAGAAGCAAAAGCAACCATAGAAGCGGGTAAGGCCATCCTTGGTATAGAGTTTGGCTCTACCCGCATCAAGGCAGTCCTTATCGACGAAAACAATCGTCCCATAGCGCAGGGCAGTCACGAGTGGGAAAACCAGCTTGTCGACGGTCTTTGGACCTATAGCATCGAGGCTATATGGTTTGGCGTTCAGGATTGCTACCGTGACCTTCGCGAAAATGTCAAGGAGCAGTATGACACTGAAATCAAAACATTGGCTGCGATAGGAGTCAGCGCTATGATGCACGGTTACATGGCATTTGACGAGAATCAGGAGATTCTCGTGCCTTTCCGCACGTGGCGCAACACCAACACCGCACAAGCTGCGGCTGAACTCTCGGAACTCTTTGTCTACAACATCCCCTTGCGCTGGAGCATCTCACACCTCTATCAGGCCATCCTTAACGGCGAGGAGCATGTAAAGGACATCAAATTCCTCACCACACTTGCCGGTTACATCCACTGGCAGCTCACCGGTGAGAAGGTGCTCGGTATCGGCGACGCATCGGGTATGCTGCCCATCGATCCCGAAACCAAGAACTATTCAGCCGCAATGGTTGAGAAGTTTGACAACCTCGTTGCCCCCAAGGGCTACGACTGGAAGCTCATCGACATTCTTCCCAAGGTGCTCCTTGCCGGAGAGAATGCCGGAACGCTTACCGAGGAGGGTGCCAAGCGTCTTGACATCTCGGGTCACCTGAATGCCGGTGTTCCCGTGTGTCCTCCTGAAGGTGACGCCGGTACCGGAATGGTTGCCACCAACGCTGTAAAGCAGCGCACAGGTAATGTATCGGCCGGAACATCGTCATTCTCAATGATCGTTCTCGAGAAGGATCTCAGCAAGCCTTACGAGATGATCGACATGGTGACTACCCCCGACGGAAGCCTCGTGGCAATGGTGCATTGCAACAACTGTACTTCCGACCTTAATGCCTGGGTGGGACTGTTCAAGGAGTACACCGAACTCATGGGAGTTCCCGTCGACATGAACGAAATCTACGGCCGCCTCTACAACAACGCTCTCAAGGGCGATACCGACTGCGGAGGCCTCGTGTCCTACAACTACTTCTCGGGCGAGCCTGTAACGGGTCTTGCCGAGGGTCGTCCTCTCTTTGTTCGCTCGGTCAATGACAAGTTCAACCTTGCCAACTTCATGCGCGCTCACCTCCACGGTGCTGTAAGTGTGCTCAAGATAGGCAACGACATCCTCTTCAACGAGGAGAAAATCAAGGTTGACCGCATCACCGGTCATGGCGGACTGTTCAAGACCAAGGGCGTGGGACAGCGCATTCTTGCCGCAGCTCTCAATTCTCCCATCTCGGTTATGGAAACTGCCGGCGAAGGCGGTGCATGGGGTATGGCTCTTCTCGGATCCTACCTCGTCAACAACACCGGCTCGCGCAACCTTGCCGACTTCCTTGATCATGATGTGTTTGCAGGCGATGCCGGCACAAGCATCACCCCCACCAAGGAAGAAGTTGAAGGTTTCAACGCCTATCTTGAAAACTACAAGCAGTGCTTAGGTATTGAAATAGCAGCGGTAGAATACAAGAAGTAA
- the ribH gene encoding 6,7-dimethyl-8-ribityllumazine synthase, giving the protein MSTSLSHSAPESALPAIPETSKVAIVTAEWNAHITEALTKGAIDLLESRNVEYDVYHVPGAVELTYGAAQLLAHYDAIIVFGCVIRGGTPHFDYVCQSVTQGITKLNAEFDTPVIFGVLTVDNEQDALDRAGGKLGNKGTEAAEAAIKMIHFTCKVNEL; this is encoded by the coding sequence ATGTCAACATCACTATCGCATAGCGCGCCCGAAAGTGCGCTGCCCGCTATCCCCGAAACCTCAAAGGTGGCCATCGTGACCGCCGAGTGGAATGCTCACATAACCGAAGCTCTCACCAAGGGGGCGATTGATCTGCTTGAGAGCCGTAACGTAGAGTATGATGTCTACCATGTGCCCGGAGCCGTGGAACTCACCTATGGCGCAGCTCAGTTACTCGCTCATTACGATGCGATAATAGTGTTTGGATGCGTGATACGCGGCGGCACTCCCCATTTTGATTATGTGTGCCAAAGTGTTACTCAGGGCATTACGAAGCTTAACGCCGAGTTTGACACTCCCGTTATATTCGGAGTCCTGACGGTTGATAATGAGCAGGATGCGCTTGACCGTGCCGGTGGAAAGCTCGGTAACAAGGGTACCGAGGCAGCCGAAGCGGCAATAAAAATGATACATTTTACTTGCAAGGTAAACGAATTATGA
- the araA gene encoding L-arabinose isomerase → MKAFENLEVWWVTGAQLLYGGDAVVAVDAHSKEMVDGLNNSGNLPIKVVYKGTANSSKEVEAVMKAANNDEKCVGIITWMHTFSPAKMWIHGLQQLRKPLLHLHTQYNAEIPWDTMDMDFMNLNQSAHGDREFGHICARMRLRRKVVVGYWKDEATQKKIAVWSRVAAAWADAQDMLILRFGDQMNNVAVTDGDKVDAELRMGYHVDYCPVSELMEHYKKVTDAQVDELVKVYFNSYTHAPELEQSGTEGYISVWNAAKAELALRSILTAKGAKGFTTNFDDLGTQDINDPKFVGFDQIPGLASQRLMAEGYGFGAEGDWKSAALYRTLWYMSQGLNGGCSFLEDYTLNFNGAESSILQAHMLEVCPLIAEERPRLEVHFLGIGIRKAQTARLVFTSKPGAGITATVVDMGNRFRLIVNDVECIKSKPLPKLPVASALWIPMPNFEVGAGAWILAGGTHHSCFSYDITPEYWEDYAEMAGIEMVRIDKDTTMQGFKKELQLNEIYYMLNKALV, encoded by the coding sequence ATGAAAGCTTTTGAAAACTTAGAAGTATGGTGGGTAACCGGTGCACAGTTACTCTATGGCGGAGATGCAGTAGTAGCAGTTGACGCTCATTCCAAAGAAATGGTAGACGGCTTGAACAACTCGGGCAACCTCCCTATAAAGGTGGTGTATAAAGGCACTGCCAACTCATCAAAGGAAGTTGAGGCTGTAATGAAGGCAGCCAACAACGATGAAAAGTGTGTCGGCATCATCACTTGGATGCACACCTTCTCACCTGCCAAGATGTGGATTCACGGATTGCAGCAGCTTCGCAAGCCCCTTCTCCACCTCCACACTCAATACAACGCCGAAATTCCCTGGGACACCATGGACATGGACTTCATGAACCTCAACCAGTCGGCTCACGGCGACCGTGAATTCGGTCACATCTGCGCTCGCATGCGTCTGCGCCGCAAGGTTGTTGTAGGTTACTGGAAGGACGAGGCAACTCAGAAGAAGATTGCCGTATGGTCACGTGTTGCAGCTGCTTGGGCTGATGCTCAGGACATGCTCATCTTGCGATTCGGCGACCAGATGAACAACGTAGCCGTAACCGACGGTGACAAGGTTGACGCTGAGCTCCGCATGGGCTATCACGTTGACTACTGCCCCGTAAGCGAGCTGATGGAACACTACAAGAAGGTGACCGACGCTCAGGTTGACGAGCTCGTAAAGGTTTATTTCAACTCTTATACTCATGCTCCCGAGCTTGAGCAGTCCGGAACCGAAGGCTACATCTCGGTATGGAATGCTGCAAAGGCTGAGCTCGCTCTTCGTTCAATCCTCACTGCCAAGGGTGCAAAGGGCTTCACTACCAACTTCGACGACCTCGGTACTCAGGACATCAACGATCCCAAGTTTGTAGGTTTCGATCAGATTCCCGGTCTTGCATCGCAGCGCCTCATGGCCGAAGGTTACGGTTTCGGTGCTGAGGGCGACTGGAAGTCGGCTGCTCTTTACCGCACACTCTGGTACATGAGCCAGGGTCTTAACGGCGGTTGCTCGTTCCTTGAGGACTACACTCTCAACTTCAACGGTGCCGAGAGCTCGATTCTTCAGGCTCACATGCTTGAGGTTTGCCCGCTTATCGCTGAAGAGCGTCCTCGTCTTGAGGTACACTTCCTCGGAATCGGTATCCGCAAGGCTCAGACCGCACGCCTCGTGTTCACTTCAAAGCCCGGCGCCGGCATCACTGCCACTGTCGTTGACATGGGCAACCGCTTCCGCCTCATCGTGAACGATGTAGAGTGCATCAAGTCAAAGCCGCTTCCCAAGCTCCCCGTAGCTTCGGCTCTCTGGATTCCGATGCCCAACTTCGAGGTTGGCGCAGGCGCATGGATTCTTGCCGGCGGTACTCACCACTCTTGCTTCTCTTACGACATAACTCCCGAATACTGGGAAGACTATGCCGAAATGGCCGGTATCGAGATGGTTCGCATCGACAAGGACACCACCATGCAGGGATTCAAGAAGGAGCTCCAGCTCAACGAAATCTACTACATGCTTAACAAAGCTCTCGTATAA
- a CDS encoding DUF6048 family protein, giving the protein MMLRRCIILLLSLVALTVTAQRRVTPVENPDNKSKNSNENTKVTKPGERPASVIEMQDMEGHTILVDTILGVEYHDTILTTAPKLIYPKFHAVTVGVNLWDPLMRCFGQQYGGVGFWGELSLHNWIKPVVEAGVGTANYTPDDGNYKYKSSIAPFFKIGVNYNFLYNSNPDYSVYAGLRYGITNFSYEVTDVIVDQGYWGDNEVINIPSQRTTAGYFEFMVGIRVMIYKNFSLGWDLRFHKIAHQGTHLYGDPWYIPGYGTKGSSFSGSFSLSYTLPLRKPEPPVLPPGADE; this is encoded by the coding sequence ATGATGCTGCGCCGCTGTATAATATTACTCCTAAGCCTCGTCGCCCTGACCGTAACGGCCCAGCGACGCGTCACGCCCGTGGAGAATCCCGACAACAAGTCAAAGAATTCAAACGAGAATACAAAAGTGACCAAGCCCGGCGAGCGACCTGCAAGCGTAATAGAGATGCAGGACATGGAGGGTCACACAATATTGGTCGACACAATACTCGGAGTCGAGTACCACGACACAATATTGACTACGGCACCCAAACTGATATATCCTAAATTTCATGCCGTGACAGTGGGAGTGAACCTGTGGGATCCGTTGATGCGATGCTTCGGACAGCAGTATGGAGGCGTGGGATTCTGGGGCGAACTGAGCCTGCACAACTGGATCAAGCCGGTGGTAGAAGCCGGTGTAGGCACTGCCAACTACACACCCGACGACGGCAACTACAAATACAAATCATCGATAGCACCCTTCTTCAAGATAGGTGTCAACTACAACTTCCTCTATAACTCCAATCCCGACTATTCGGTGTACGCCGGACTGCGTTACGGCATTACCAACTTCAGCTATGAGGTAACCGATGTAATCGTCGACCAAGGCTATTGGGGCGATAACGAAGTGATAAACATACCGTCGCAACGCACCACGGCCGGTTACTTTGAGTTTATGGTGGGAATAAGGGTGATGATCTACAAGAATTTCTCGCTCGGCTGGGATCTGCGATTCCACAAAATCGCACATCAAGGCACTCACCTCTACGGCGATCCTTGGTACATACCCGGTTACGGAACAAAAGGCTCAAGCTTCTCGGGCTCATTCTCGCTAAGCTACACACTGCCGCTCCGAAAGCCCGAACCGCCGGTTCTCCCTCCGGGAGCCGACGAGTGA
- a CDS encoding nitroreductase family protein yields MNAYPEFYHLAAERYSCRKYTNAPVSRELIMAVLDTVRLAPSACNKQPWKFLVLDTPELRDIVIRSYSRDWIKEAPVYIVALGLHDEAWHRSFDGKDHTDVDVSIAVEHLCLGAASLGLGTCWVCNFDPAIVREGLNLPDNVEPIAIIPMGYPDSDGTVPEKKRKPFDEIVKWGKY; encoded by the coding sequence ATGAACGCATATCCTGAATTTTATCATCTTGCCGCCGAACGTTACTCATGCCGCAAATACACCAACGCACCGGTGTCACGCGAACTCATAATGGCAGTACTCGACACTGTGCGCCTCGCACCGTCGGCCTGCAACAAGCAACCCTGGAAATTCCTCGTGCTCGACACGCCCGAACTGCGTGACATAGTGATACGCAGCTACAGCCGCGACTGGATAAAGGAGGCTCCGGTTTACATCGTGGCCCTCGGACTCCACGATGAAGCATGGCACAGAAGCTTCGACGGAAAGGATCACACCGATGTCGATGTGTCGATAGCTGTAGAGCACCTTTGCCTCGGTGCGGCATCGCTCGGACTCGGAACGTGCTGGGTGTGCAACTTCGACCCCGCAATAGTGCGTGAAGGACTCAACCTTCCCGACAATGTGGAACCTATAGCCATCATACCTATGGGTTATCCCGACAGCGACGGCACCGTACCCGAAAAAAAGCGCAAGCCTTTTGACGAAATTGTAAAATGGGGAAAATACTAA
- a CDS encoding carbohydrate kinase family protein has protein sequence MRKIISIGESCLEVLFRGEVPVKSYPGGELLNASACMVSDGVTVDYVSEVARDRVGDIVSGFLESHGVNVRSIDRYTEGTTPVNLLFMHDDGSVDTVRYGRYPDSSFDVVWPRIDPDDIVIFGGYYSLDPRVRARLFDIVRYAAERKAVIVYMPGFERDRAPRITRIMPSILENFEVASLVVTFDGDMPAIFNEDDAAAYRNHISFYCNNCINIDSKAGAIRFYNRQLTQSVESAPAANSLEWRAAALAGVIEGLIDGNVMTADMDAIDSETMLRIVESGVKRASNS, from the coding sequence ATGAGAAAAATAATATCCATAGGTGAATCCTGTCTTGAGGTGCTTTTCCGGGGAGAAGTTCCCGTGAAGTCCTATCCGGGGGGAGAGCTGTTGAACGCATCGGCCTGTATGGTCTCCGACGGCGTTACGGTCGATTACGTGAGCGAGGTGGCTCGTGACCGTGTCGGCGACATTGTCTCAGGATTTCTTGAGTCACACGGTGTGAACGTGAGGTCGATCGACCGTTATACCGAGGGAACGACACCCGTAAATCTGCTTTTCATGCACGACGACGGCTCGGTCGATACGGTGCGTTACGGCCGTTATCCCGATTCGAGCTTTGATGTAGTGTGGCCGCGCATCGATCCCGACGACATTGTGATATTCGGCGGCTACTATTCGCTCGACCCGAGGGTCAGGGCACGACTGTTTGACATCGTGAGATATGCCGCCGAGCGCAAGGCCGTAATTGTCTACATGCCCGGATTTGAGCGTGACAGGGCGCCACGCATCACACGCATCATGCCCTCGATACTCGAGAACTTTGAGGTGGCATCGCTCGTTGTTACATTTGACGGCGATATGCCTGCCATATTCAATGAGGACGATGCTGCAGCCTATCGGAATCACATAAGCTTCTACTGCAACAACTGCATAAACATTGACAGCAAGGCTGGAGCTATACGCTTCTACAATCGACAGCTCACGCAATCGGTTGAGTCGGCGCCCGCCGCCAACAGCCTTGAATGGCGCGCCGCCGCTCTTGCCGGAGTGATCGAGGGACTGATTGACGGCAACGTGATGACAGCCGACATGGATGCCATCGACTCCGAAACAATGCTGCGAATTGTGGAGAGCGGCGTGAAACGTGCCTCCAATTCATAA
- a CDS encoding tetratricopeptide repeat protein, protein MRPTSLESNFITVTDDSVGRLKSLFVKKGDAELRHKLKSSPFNVAYDVVRGRAAELIAEGDADCAIMMGRHINELIQRSHATLDTTVLHAAVMQVLTAVFIATESYEAALSTAADTLTLLSQEPRRKDEPFLQVLGALLYDLSFLHIVRKEYKAAERTLEKSMRVFERLAKMNPDRYGSAHIMALNASTSVYRSRVKQVNLLAHFQVATSTYLEMVNSGIHDAMDRLIESLANEGEMLMQLGKYRDAVQYYSRALKYLSKLSPEFSERHLKLSIKLSEALLHTRSTRQKGVHLLNTLLQKAVRMKSGKYVKEIETLLDEKTTGKFDILALWHKAFPK, encoded by the coding sequence ATGCGACCTACTTCTCTCGAATCCAACTTCATAACCGTAACCGATGACTCGGTGGGGCGTTTGAAATCGCTCTTTGTAAAGAAAGGTGACGCCGAGTTGCGTCACAAGCTCAAAAGCTCACCGTTTAATGTGGCTTACGATGTGGTGCGCGGACGCGCTGCCGAACTTATTGCCGAAGGCGATGCCGACTGTGCCATAATGATGGGTCGACACATCAATGAACTTATTCAGCGAAGTCACGCAACGCTCGACACCACGGTGCTTCATGCCGCCGTGATGCAGGTGCTTACCGCGGTGTTCATCGCAACCGAGTCCTATGAGGCTGCGTTGTCTACCGCCGCCGATACACTGACACTGCTCTCGCAGGAGCCGCGTCGCAAGGATGAGCCTTTCCTGCAGGTGTTGGGAGCGTTACTTTACGACCTCTCGTTCCTGCATATCGTAAGAAAGGAGTACAAGGCCGCCGAGCGCACGCTTGAAAAGTCGATGCGCGTCTTTGAACGCCTTGCCAAGATGAACCCCGACCGTTACGGCTCGGCTCACATAATGGCTTTGAATGCATCGACATCGGTCTATCGCTCGAGGGTGAAGCAGGTCAATCTGCTTGCCCACTTCCAGGTGGCCACCTCCACCTATCTTGAAATGGTCAACAGCGGCATTCATGACGCAATGGATCGCCTTATCGAGTCGTTGGCCAATGAGGGCGAGATGCTCATGCAGCTCGGGAAGTATCGTGACGCCGTGCAGTACTATTCTCGCGCGTTGAAGTATCTGTCAAAGCTCAGTCCCGAATTTTCGGAGCGTCACCTGAAGCTCTCGATTAAGCTGAGCGAGGCATTGTTGCACACCCGCTCGACCCGCCAGAAGGGAGTGCATCTGCTCAACACTTTGTTGCAGAAGGCCGTCAGGATGAAGTCGGGTAAGTATGTCAAGGAGATTGAAACTCTGCTTGATGAGAAGACGACGGGAAAATTTGACATCCTCGCCCTGTGGCACAAGGCATTCCCCAAATAA